The following DNA comes from Camelina sativa cultivar DH55 chromosome 14, Cs, whole genome shotgun sequence.
CCGGTTCTTAATCTTTGTTCAGTTTGAACAAGCTGTTGTTTGTTTCTGCTCGATAATGATTGGTGGTTTGTATAGTTGTTGCTTGCGTTGTTTTTGGCTTGTTTTTGTTGGAGTGTCTTTTCAGGTTGAACCAGAGAGATGCTTGAGTTTCGAACttagtcaaaaagggggagattgtaaatgcagattctgcAACAACTCGCagtgaggaacaagtcgttgtgTGGAGCAAAACGGTGTGTCAATTAGGgagctgcatcagatcacagacgGCCGAGTTGCTGACGTGGTTGTGTGTGCTGATGTGGCAAGTCCGGGCGGGATGATATGAGAAGATAAAGCAGAATCTAGAGAGAGGATATCTGGAGAATATCGTGTGCGATGGTTAAGGAAAGAGGATTGTGGCAAACAAGATATTGCCTTACGtgaagatttgaagatctttttagggtttaaggatGATCGAATATAAAAGATCTAGGGGGTGTGTGGTAGGTTTTTTGGGGTGAACACTTGAAAAACCTTTTGCGAGATTGTAACTTCAAGgctaacaaaaaaaagctaagaAGGTGAGTATTGTTCTCTTAAATATATACtagtgagagtttagatagagaagagagatgtACTTAAATTTATTCTTGTAAACCGGATAAGAGTTTGATGATAATAAATATTAAGAACGTTTGCATGGCGTTTTTCCTAGCAGGAAATTATGGTATTATTCTTGTATTACACATATATCATGGATGATACCGACGAGTTCAATAAAACCCCTCCCTGTGTTGAGTAGGTCCACTAGCACCTTGGAGTCTGATTTGACTAAAACAACAGCGTAGCCTTTAGCAGTAATCCACAATGTTTAGTTTCACATATAAATAGTAAGTTActtttatgttataattttttcaattgTGTTATCTATTAAGGGAAAAACTAACCAAATTATAATGCTAATGAAGACCAACCCAAAACAATAAATGGGAATATAGATTATTATTAAACTTATATAAAGTACATACTTGCATATGTTCCGAATAGAATTTAAACCAACCAACGAACAAATCTGTAATGAAAATTTTGACATTGGAATAGTCAATATAAATTGGAATTGTAATGTGAATATTTACCGTATGGAAAGTATCTGAgctaaaaaaactatatttggaaaaatctacataaataatacaaaatttgaattaactCAACTTCTACATATTTTTATCTAAGTTATAAGTAGGAAAATCAGTGTATCAAAGAGATTATATAAgattggtcaaaaaaaaaaaaaaaaccaaaccaaataaagaaaaagggaaTCTAGCATTACAAAACCACAAGTTTGAATTAGCATGTCTTAGTTTCCGTGAACATCCATGTTCTACCTTATAATATTAATCTCCTCGCATTACATTAGGAAGAGGGTTGGCACTAAATGTAAAATCTTACATACCTCGATGTTGCTTTTACGATGGGATCTCCAATTACATGAAGTTGACCGTATACTTCTCTGTCGTCTTTcacattttggttttatttttagaaatcgATTAATAACACTATTCTGATTCGATAAGGTTGAAATCAagatagtagaagaagaagaagtatcaTTTTTGATTTTCCGAAgcttaaaaatgaaattttgttCCACTATTCATATATTATGTGGGCTTgggctgaaaaaaaaaaatggcgcaCACAGAAAATTCAGGAAGCTTacatttgaaattaattttgattttaagtagtataatataactaaaacacACGACATAATATCTAAGATgccaaaaatttatatttatattttaaatattaaaaaacaaaaacaaaaagtatttatttCTCACGCTGAACAACGTGGGGTCATTATCTAGTTTTAATTATAATCCAAACATTAAAATAGGTCTGGACATTCAAATACTAGTTTACGTTCATATCAGGTATTTCGgattgtatattttagattttcggATATTTATGTTTAGAAGTATAGGACCGTTCAGGTATTTATACATTTTGAGTTCGGGTCAGCCTAACCCAGTCAGGTTCAAATTACTCGAAATtcttaaaacacaaaattttagtattcaaatttgtctaaattattcaaaaatacccAAACTATCTCAAAACTTAGAgtgtttttttatctaaaatttattaaaagatagtttttttgtcaaccaaacactAATTAGAAAAGAACTCCACATTTGGTAGCCCAAACTAgagggaaattgtttacaatgGAAATTGCTGAAATTAAAGTTCTAGACGACCGAGCAAGGCAATCTGCCTTCATATTCAAGGAACGTGAAATCTTCGACAAGGAGAAGAGTGGAAAAGCCGCCATTAGCATGTGGAAATCATCTATGAGATTAGAGAACACATGCCAATCTTCAGGAGCTTGAATCATCGCTACTAACTCTGTACAATCCGTTGCGAAgcaataacaaacaaatctgTTTGCAAGGAGACACTCCATGGCCCAAAACATAGTGCTTTAAGTCAGATAGGTTGGTTTAGCATTATTCGAAATATGGAAAATATTCGGTGCGTTCAGGATATGGGTTAGCTAGGGAGATGGTGGCTGAGGTAGAAGTTGGCCCAACATTTACGGCTTTAAGAGCCCAAGGCTTTAAGAGCCCAAGCATGGGAAATCCACGCTCTGTCTAAAagtaaacatttcttttggcaAATTGTCTCTGGTTCTCTTCTAGTGACAGATCGGTTGGCTCATCGAGGGGTTCAATGTGATATTAAGTGTAAAATGTGTGACTCAGAGTGTGAGACAATTAAccatgctctttttgagtgtccTCGATCGCGTCAAATTTGGGAGGTGTCTCCGATTCAGGTCTCTCCAAGGGGTTCCCTTAGAGCATTTCCACCCCACATCTTTGATTGAGTAtcagtatattaaaaaattaaaaaaataatagaaagttACAAACAGTTTAGATATTATGTCTCTGCCAGATAATTTAGGATACTATGGTAATGGGTGTCAACCAGATGTCATTATGAGATTgggacatattttttttttagttaaaacttaaacaaataatttatttattataaaattattaaattaatgttttcaaataCTCATATACCTTATGACCGATGGGAATGCCCTTATGTGTATGTGTTTTCAAATCTGGATTTCATCTACAGGCGATCAGATGATCAAGATTCTCTACATTGGTTGCCTTGGATTTTGTGGTTGCTTTAGAAGgatagaaataataaaaaaaaaaatatttcaaggcACGCAACTTACGCCTGAAGAGGTGATCAATCAGGCTGTAAGTAATCAGTTATTTTGGGAGGATGCACAGGCTCAGGTAGTAGATTTGTCTGGTAATGCATACCTACCGGATTCTGGGATTCCCTCGGCTACTCCGAGTCAGGATCTCTGTTGTCAAATAGATGGTTCCTGGAAATGATCCGACCCCAACTTAGGTTTGGGGTGGTGGTGTGGTAATGGCGATGCTAAACCTCTTTTGTTGGATGCTCGATGTCTTCGGCGAAGTCCTTCCCCGCTTCATGCAGAGTTAGAgactaaaaaatagtttaaatactcaaaaatatctaaaatataaaaaaaaaactgattttatgAACACTtacattattaaaataaaaatattactaatatgttactactatatattaatattacgaaagaattactcaaatgttatccaaaagttggtttattactcatatctataaatcatCTAAATATTACTCAAATATTTAGTGTTCTAGATGTAATTATAATTTACcccttaaatttaatttttcgattttagtgaaaaaaaaaaaaagtaaaaaaaaaatatatatataaatcaacaaattaaaataaacatcatTTTCGATTCTCTACGTCAGAACAACGCTTACTAAATTTTTTGTGGATTCcctttagtaaaaaaaacaaaaagaacaaaacccttggccaaaaaaatagaaaaaacacttaagccaaaaaaaacttttcgtGTTTCCCCTTCAGCATTATACTCTCTGtacatcgtcttcttcgtctttgatAATATGAAAAAGAAGTCCTTAGCCTTGTGATTCCAATTTCCGAGGTATAGTTTGAGGTTtaggttgaatttttttgtttctgggtTCAGGTTTGtatcgatttagggttcttcCATGTCGACTAATAACCCCTTTTCGATTATTTTTCTCTTGtattgattttagggtttttttaattaggtatctaatctttcttcttcctcttcttcttctgggcCTTCGCTAGACCCCAAAATCGAACAAAACAAACCCTAGATCATcaattggagagagagatggtaGCTCTTCGTCGGCGATTCTTTCAAACGGCGGTGGCTAAACTTTCACTGATCTCTTCATCTATGTAACATTTTGTacgtcttctctctctttttcttctgcttcGGCTTACGGCTCTGTCTCTGTATTTCTCAGCTCTATCTTGAGGAGAAGAGATTGACtaaagaggagaagagattCGAATCTCACGAGTTTCAAAATCAGAACCTGAATCCCTTAGACGAGATTCACATGGAGACGATGGAGCCGacggaaaagaaagagaaggaagtCGCAATCAAAACCTGCTTATCCTACTCCTCCTAATCAACCGGAGTTCAGGTCAGATTTCATGGTAGTTGTGATGTATTGGACTTTGTATTCGATACtgaattttcacttttttttctatcCTATATTATtcacttctccttctcttgtCTTGATTATAGGTTATGGAGGAGGTTACTTAGATCTCTATCGGTGATTCATTGTGGAGGTTTGATTGACCGTTTTCACCTGTTTCCTTTGTTGGGTTTTTGTCCCTTCTTCCTTCAATTCTTATTTCTTAATCCCTTAAcccgatttttatttttttttgtataagtgATAACTCTCTCTTATTTTTACATGGTTTCGATTTAGATTctaggtttttgtttcaggtAGCAATTATGGTAATATTGATATTCGTTTATGAACGAAAAAGTTGGCATGTGTTAAGACTTGTAagtatctctttctctccatgGTCTTCTTTTGGCAACTCattcattttctgtttgcagTTGTGTTCATTTTCATACAAAATGTAAAACTCATTTTCATAGGTTCTCATACTGTACTCAAGGCTTGTTTGAAGTGAACTGCTAATGTCTATGTCTTTAGTGAAATTCATAACTTAGTTCCTGCTGAGTTAGTTTCTGTATAGCATGACTAATGTATGTTTTATTCTGATGCTTAGTTTCTACATTAATTACGAGTGTCTAGCCTTATCTCTCTTGTTATGAGTCTTACATTCTGTATATACCCTTGACACGATCAGCTAAAACATTGGTCAAGTGTCTGATTACAagcttgttttgtttggttaattaACAGAAAAGGAAGGTACCACAAGGTGAGAAGCCAGAACCAGTGAGAACCCACATGAGGAACATGATCATTGTATTTAAAGGCCTTctcttgtcttttttgtttgtaaccTCTGGTTTGTGTTCTCATAAACGTTTTCTATTTATGTAGCCTGGTGATCTTGAAAAATCTCAGCTTGGATTAGCTTATAGCTACAGCAGAGCCAAGGTGAAGTTCAGTGTTAACCGAGTGGATAACATGGTTATTCAAGCTATTTTCCTCCTTGACACCCTTGACAAGGATATCAATTCCTTTGCCATGAGAGTCAGGTTTGTTTTGTGCTTTTCCCTTTCAGATTCTGTGTTGCAATTTACCTTTGAGAAATATTGGTAGCTGAACTGTTTACAATGTTCTTACAGGGAATGGTATTCGTGGCACTTCCCCGAGCTAGTGAAGATAGTTAATGACAACTATCTTTACGCCcgtgttttttttatagcaatGAATAAATGTGTTTTTAGTATCAATTGTTCTGAGACGGTTATTTTCTTACTTGTTGACAGGCCAGGATTTATCACCAGTTGACCTGATCAACGTACAGACCTTTGCTCAGAGAGTTATGGATCTTGCTGACTACAGGAAGAAGCTATAGGAAGAAGCTAACGTACAGACCTAATTTGGCAACTTTGATTGGAGAAATGGAAGGATGTCTCAGCaaagaaaagcaagaagaagaaggcaaagggtgaagaagaagaagaagaagaagaggtggtgGCAATGGAAGAGGACAAgtcagagaaaaagaagaagaaagaaaagaggaagatggagaCAGCAGAGGAGAATGAAAAatcatagaagaagaaaaagaaagagtaaagCTGGAGGATAAGAGGAACATGCTAGTTGTGCTTGTATAGAGTATGTATAAAActctaaattaattaagaaacacAGCTTATACAAATTGCCATCTTTCTATATAACATTGAATTGAGGCGCCATATGATAGATATCTCTGTGAATTGAGGCCATATGATACATATCTCTTTGTaattaatattgataaatattaagtaaacatatatgttacggctgagttatgtacttggtACGGCTGCGTTTGGTCTTTCGTGTCGTgcctcgatattacaaaaagtgttgttgggaaAACCCAACaataattctgtgcctgctcagatTCACACatgtaataaatttataaagttagttttttcacaatatattatacaaaatagttaaaaaattgaactcaaaattcgaataaaaaataaaaaaaattctgaagaagtgactaagtgatggctgagttattgacttacacggctgacttatgaaatatttgtaaatttatattattataactcaatatttaaatgtacaattgaaatatgaatattacaattattataaccaataaaaagtaataattatagagaaagattgatttttacacattttcacCAGAATGTGttaaacatacaacacatgacgtttaggggttagggttgggtttagggtttgagatgtagggttcagatgagtaacattatttgttttttggttttggttctaatgtgttttaacgtgtttggtttaaggtggtaatatggatataataatattattaccatttgaatattttttttaaaaaatcaaaattttctttggttatttccggttatgggtcggttagattaatatataaccataaataactcaaaatatattgtaattaagtagattagcctaatataaccgaaagtaagccgaatataaccgaaattaaccaaacataccaattcaaaaataccaaattggaaaaattatttttttttggttcggttcggtttggtcggtta
Coding sequences within:
- the LOC104742331 gene encoding nucleolar protein 56-like isoform X1, translating into MVILIFVYERKSWHVLRLKRKVPQGEKPEPVRTHMRNMIIPGDLEKSQLGLAYSYSRAKVKFSVNRVDNMVIQAIFLLDTLDKDINSFAMRVREWYSWHFPELVKIVNDNYLYARVFFIAMNKCVFSINCSETVIFLLVDRPGFITS
- the LOC104742331 gene encoding nucleolar protein 56-like isoform X2 translates to MVILIFVYERKSWHVLRLKRKVPQGEKPEPVRTHMRNMIIPGDLEKSQLGLAYSYSRAKVKFSVNRVDNMVIQAIFLLDTLDKDINSFAMRVREWYSWHFPELVKIARIYHQLT
- the LOC104742331 gene encoding nucleolar protein 56-like isoform X3 — its product is MVILIFVYERKSWHVLRLKRKVPQGEKPEPVRTHMRNMIIPGDLEKSQLGLAYSYSRAKVKFSVNRVDNMVIQAIFLLDTLDKDINSFAMRVREWPGFITS